The following proteins are co-located in the Gemmatimonadaceae bacterium genome:
- a CDS encoding carboxymuconolactone decarboxylase family protein: MQAQADKTLLDEETRAIVRISAAIAGGSEADVRRELEAGARVASRVVIDEVILQSYLFAGFPRALNAARAWRAVGPPAPARATEPAAGDRVDGWRARGEETCRIVYGDSYENLRGNIRALHPDLDEWMIVDGYGKVLARAGLDLKRRELAVVAACAATGQQRQLHSHLHGALNAGATEPEISATLDAISDLVPAGDVAGYRQLLEKIHAKRV, translated from the coding sequence ATGCAGGCACAGGCTGATAAAACTCTCCTCGATGAGGAGACTCGCGCGATTGTCAGGATCTCGGCGGCCATCGCCGGGGGGAGCGAAGCCGATGTCCGGCGGGAGCTGGAGGCCGGTGCGCGCGTGGCGTCGCGTGTGGTCATCGACGAAGTCATTCTGCAGTCGTATCTGTTCGCCGGTTTTCCGCGCGCGCTCAACGCCGCTCGCGCCTGGCGAGCTGTCGGCCCGCCGGCGCCAGCGCGTGCTACAGAGCCTGCCGCCGGTGACCGGGTGGACGGATGGCGGGCGCGCGGCGAGGAAACCTGCCGGATCGTGTACGGCGACTCGTACGAGAACCTGCGCGGCAACATCCGCGCGCTGCATCCGGATCTCGACGAATGGATGATCGTCGACGGCTATGGCAAAGTCCTCGCTCGCGCAGGGCTCGACCTCAAGCGCCGGGAGCTCGCCGTCGTAGCTGCGTGCGCCGCGACTGGGCAGCAACGCCAGCTCCATTCGCACCTGCACGGGGCGCTCAACGCGGGCGCTACCGAGCCGGAGATCTCCGCGACCCTGGACGCTATCTCGGACCTGGTTCCGGCCGGCGACGTGGCCGGGTACCGGCAGCTCCTCGAGAAGATCCACGCGAAGCGCGTCTGA